The DNA region aaaaacaaaaaagaatcaAAAAGGAATTTATGAGGTTTAAAAGAGCACTCACAATGCCTAAATATGATTGACTATTGATGAAGtggttttaattattgataAATACATGGTTGAAAATAATCAACTGAAAAAATATGATTGGCCAACAAAATATTAGTGGGATTCCAATTTGAATTAGTCATTAATAGTTGTTTTTTTAGtgcataaaataaattaaaattaaaataaattaggtgAGCTATTACTTGCTTACCCTTAACTAAAATTACGTACAATTATCAAGTGAGTCACTTTCAAGTACAATACAAATAAGAACACAACTTCAGGCAAATAGGTAACGTGTCATGAGATAAAAATGACTTTCATTATTAttcattcaaataaaaaaaaacttatcatataaaaaaactcatcactcaatgaaaaaagaaataaaaaaggcTCTTATTAAACATATGTTTATTCTTAATTTGAAGACTACTTCTAAATTATTTGTGAGATCATTTCCACTATTCTTCATCactcttattttgatcatttgGGTTGTCCTTAGCAGCATTTGCAGGATTGACTTCATGGGCATTGTTATGTGCAGGGAGATTAGCAGACAATCTACATTGATAATCAAAAAGAAATTAGAAAAAGATCAGCAAGCTAAAATTAAGGAGAAGATATTATTCCAGATTAATAGCAGCAAGCTTAATATATGGAAAACAATAAACATCCTTAATTTACGAATAACAGATTGAATGATTGTTTCTATCTTGAGAATGAACTAACCTTAAAGATGATGGATTCAGTTTGTAAAACCACTGGGCACCGGCGATCATCTTTCATCCCGTcaaccttcaaccttcaacCTATTGAAACCCTTCTTTTTGTGACAATGTTTGGAAAAAGTCTAGCAGAAAAGTGTTAAAAAAATTGCTTCCTTTCAACTCTGGCATTATTAATCTGTAGAAAAGAAGCAAACTAAAGTTGGATCACTTAATGCACTACtcttaataatatttttcagtTTAAAACTTCTAATACTACAGTATCACCTTGCTTTTTTCTTTATCACCCTGCCATCATTATGCTAAATGCAAAATTGAGAATGATCATCAAAACTAAAGAGATTACAGGAGTAGAACACAATAGTATCTTACTAACGTCTCAACTTCTATAGCCAAACGAATCAAGGAATTTCTCAGTAAATTGCAACTAATCAGATATAAGGATGAAAAGGAGTAacataaataagaaaaataagagaaatgcTACGATATACAACCAGAAGCAAGTAAAAACGCATGCAAACATTCAGGTTCATTATCATATATATGAATCCTCGTGGCCTCGCCCATGGTTGTTAAGCCTCActctgaaaagaagaaaaaaaaacaatcatgATAAGCATCACCATGTGAACAAAAAATCATGAGTAAAGGGTTGGGATAAGAATGGTGTGAAGATTGCCTTCAGATTTCgcaatctatatatataagtaaagcacacttgaactattacattaaatatattagtaaatattatatgtattataatgcattaagtaataactaattattatctttgtaataagtatattaaataataagattaaaaactgaaaaacaaattgtattgtcaaaagctATTCAAGTACCCacattaaatattcacaaaaaGACCTATATTCaataataatagttataatttaaaaaaataacttgagttgacaaatattaagaattaaaattaattaattataaataaaatcgatttaaaattaataaatattgttattaactaattattgatagttaaaattatcatagagtaatttttctatttaactacatatatgatgatgaataaattaaatatattaaaaactaagttaattaaattaggagatatatattaaatatgttatgcatgccatgttagttataaaacatattagaataatttaattaaatttatttgtcaaaatagtttaattttaaaattttgatttaaaatatgttttctaataatatttaatatgagtttataacctcctatgaggtttattattgtTGCACTCATCTACAATAGACTAAAAATGTAGTATGCAATGAAGTATTTAATAAACTTCCTAAATGAAGTTATATTTGATATAgctacaatatttcttcattgataaaaaataacaatcattCGTAAGCAACTTTCACTTTTGCACATTATTATGGAACACGAGTTTAAAAATCTTTTTAACTAAgttcttataatttatttgtgttaacCACATATATCCTCTACTGAGGGAATCATGTTCTACTTAAGTGtagtgaaagttaaaggtctatcataaagtgcattccTTAAGGAGAGAATCTCAGGAATTCAAAGAGTTGATTTTAACCATTATAATAGACATTCATTAGGTTGAATGACTTGTGTTTTTAAATTGTCTTATGAGGACTAAATTCTAAGTCTTTTTACTTTTAGAGATGATTTTACACAAACACGGACTAAATTATTCcgctctaattatatattttcatcattttactTAATAATGAGATTGCATTACTATTTAAACATATAATCacgaaataaattgaaaataatttttattaaagaaacataaaatattaaatatgtgctttaatatactaaaaaaattaaccCAAGAGGGGTATCTCAGTTAGCAACGCAAGCTGAGCGTTTGTAAAGAGCTctcgggttcgatccccacacaaTACACTCTAGGGAAGGATGAAGAGCCTTAATTGTGACTAAATCTCGAATCTGTCGGTATATCCAAAGGGTGACCAgtacaataaattttttattgagcttcattaattttttttagaaaggagAAAATATATTAGCATATTAGCAAAAGCTTGAGAGCTACACTTAAGTAGAGATTACAAACAACCTGGATGCATCAGCACCAAAAAACTTcattaatgtaattacattacatatgtttatcatattcttaattatttacttttaataatttttcatattacatgaattatttttacaaataatagatacataacttaaaaataaacccgtgcaacgcacgggtttaatttctagttatATAGTAGAATTGGGATGGAAGTAAGATGCTAGATGAGCTTGAGAATATCAAAAGTGGGTATTTATTATGCTTTGTCTTTCCAATGATGAATACATTCAATTTTTTAGTCTATTACTTTTAAACGTGCCACATAAATTCAAGTTGAAAGATACATTGAATTTCATTGGCTAGTTTAATTTCATTTGAATCTGATACATTGAATTAAGTAGAAAATGgaacttttttttaaacattcAAATAGGAATTAATCACATTTAAATTTGGTTGGGCATCATTGAGGTGGTTTTTTTTTAGTCAAAATAATAGTTTAAattgtttttcagaaaaaattTGATTGGTCAATAGATGGGTAGTGGGAATCAAATTTTAGGTAGTCATTAATAGGAGCCATTAAACtgattaaaataattcaaaatataaataaataagatgGGTTATTACCTGGCTACCCTCAACTTAATTCCAATTATCAAAAGTACCACTTTGAAGTTTCCATAAGTAGaaataagtttttctttttgatttatttaattcttGAGAAAATAGGTGAAAGGTGCCCCAATGCTTGGCATGTGTCAAAAGTTTCCTTCTTAtaggttctcttttatattATGTTTAGATGTATCGTGTTGGGCGTGTTGGCTCTGGTGTGGGAGGGTGCAACTTGGTTCCATTTCACTTGATAATTGAGTCTACTGGGTTGGTCTGTTCTTGCTGGGTGGTGTGTTTTTGGCAAATAGAAGATTGCTTTGGCTTAACTATGCTGATCAGTATTAGATGGGTGGGATCACTTGTTGGTATATCTTTGGCTTTAGAAAATTTatgctctttttccttgcttggtttTTATCCTAAGGGGTTTTTcctaataaggttttaatgagacatttTTTCTATTAGCCTAGCCTTCAAGTGGATTGTATGCTTGAGTTGTATTTTTGCTTTTCTTGTCAAtttctcacttttttttatttttatattggatTAAAGTACCCCTTAtatttcatttcaatatatctATCGCTCATAAAAAAAAGCGAAGGTGCATCTTGGAATTATTGAGTTCCAAGACTAGTCACTTATTAAAACATGTAGACAGAAAATATCTATAACAGTCTGTTTCTccttgtttttcaatttttctttatgATTGGACCCATGCCTGTTTTCGTAGTTGTTGAAGTGATCCCACTTGCAATGAATGCTACCATTTAAATCATGTAAGattcaaaaaaaagaaaggcATGCCACCAGGCCCAGCACCATTTACTCTTCGTTATCGAATAATGTTGATGAAGTTAAAGAAATTTTTATTCAACTTTCAATTTACATCCACTTATTATCAATTATTAATTAgcaattgttaaacttttcaatttctaatattttaaattaaatattaataatagcCGATAGTAAATTTAATACTTCTTTCTAATTGTaaaaatttctaattttttatatattaaattaaaataaagtaataattattcatcattgaggaatttaaaaaaaaaaatcattactattttttacaccacctactaaTATGTAAAAGTTACTTTGAACCTTTATATTAACATTTTCCTTAatgttaaattaattaaaataaaatattaaaaataaataaaatttcctAAATCATAATGTATAACTCAATTGAAACTTTGTTATAAATACACCAAAATAcgaagaaaaaatatcatttgtattatatacattaaactaaactaaaaactgatcatttaaattttcaaataaattaattattcaactaccaactaatttttatgtttgttgttGTAAGGCAGAATAGAACATGGCAAAAGACTCATGAAACATGACTCTTTAGTTCTCTAAAAGAGtgtgaataaaaaatgaaacaagacacactaataaacaaaaactacacttttctttccggtAGGGAGGTTAATACGAGTTAGTGTAatgatttaataaaatatttaattagataaaaaaaatttaaaaatatatatattagtcaTAGACTCatagtcatttattttttaatttaattattataacaaattaattaaatacattaagcAATAAAATCTTCCTACCTTTGTATTGAAATAAAGGAAGCAATAGCAAATgtctttgtaattaatatattaaatagtttgtcaaaagtaattcaactacctaaattgaataataatattcataaactTACAAATCGACTTAAATTTTTCATtagggaaaaataaaaaaaattaaacttgattaatgaaaaaataatattatcaataaataatttagataaaatattttaaattttaaaatgacgttataaggtatttactattaactataacgtaacgttaaaaaaaaaactataacgtATGTgtgttctatttgaagaaacaaTCTCAAGATATTTTTATGATCTTataatatattagtaaaaacaattttgagcaagcttaatagagaaaaaaaagtcatgactaaagttaaataaatataaatttatgacataatacttaatttatttaatttatatcttattatagttaaaaaagatgaaattattttatttttctcgaATTTAACATGTGTCAATCTGTTTGGGAAATTGTGATTGTCCTTCCAAAAAATAACTTTCAACgtaaaaagtacaaaaaatgGCAAACCAACTTTTTTTATGgcattaaaaacttattgcttaatcattttttcaaatggattgtattacttttcgcattattaaataaataaataattaaatttataaaatgatctaatgttgattattaaatattaattattaaatacgcgtaatattaattatttacaaagaGAACTTCAATACTTTTTattgaatttgtttttgaaattattgaaatgttgaacacaattattattttattttaaaataaaaactattttaatatttatgtaataatttaaactataatcattattatataatgttaaaaaatgtaGGAAATAAACCCATCCAACGCACGGGTATttcaatactttttttttttatatatatcaaCCAGAGACCCTAATCCCTCACGGGACAAGGGTCTGATACCAGAATCGGAAGCATATTAAATTTGACATAAGATAAATTATATGTGTATTTTGAAATGAATAGGCAGGAAAAGCGAATGACAAGAATAAAATACTTACAATAATAGAGTTTTTATTGAGAACTTCAAAACATGGATTACAATGCGAAAGAGATAGTACACAGATTGAGAAAGAGAAGGAGATGGGGTTTTTTCCGGATGCCTTCCCCGAATGGGTAAGCTTCCTTTTATACACCCTTTGAACACTACTGTATCTTGGGTTATGCTAACTCGGGTTACTTTTTGAAATAACTCaagttttctttttgaaaattattgctgactattttggcttcttcttcttttgggtTGATGACTGATAGAACTTGTCTGCCACGCCTATCACTTTTGTCATTTTGCCATGATTTGCTTTGATCTTGATCCAAATGTCTTGTCTTTTGCAATTATGTCTTCCACTTAATAGAAAGAGTGGAAGCCCATATTGAAACAATCATCTCCATTTTCTTGAAGATAATTATTGTCTTGAATATTGGAGGAAGCTTCGTCTTCTAGTGAATCAGATTTTTGACTTCCCGAAACTAGCTCCAATCAAGATCTGAATTCTTCTTGAGAGGTGGCTGAGGCTAGTTCAGCCATGATCTTTGACTTTTCTTGTAAGAATAAGGCCTCTTGGTTGATTAGAGGCGTAGATGGTGTGCCAATTAACTGGGCTTGGCTCTTCTGGGTAAGAACATAATTTTTTGCTCATTCATCAATTTTGGCCTTCTGAATTAACTTGATGTCGAACTTAGCCCACCATTTAATTCGGATAGCCTTTTGAAGTTGATAGAGATCAGTTTCATTATAAAGTTGAACTGAACACCAATCCCAGGTTATTATCCAGGAGATGGCCTGTGAAGCAGTGAAATATAAAAGCCTTTCTTCTAGATGAAAATGGGTCTTTTGAACAAAGTGTTTGAATAAAGGTTGGACTTCTTCAGGGAAGATGCTAAAATCTAGTCGTACCTGATGAAACCATAATTTGAACCATTGTGGGAATCTCAAAGAAATTCCCTTTTTGAACCATACAAACCATGAATGTTGGAATGGTCGGAGATATAGAAAGTAGTACCATGCATCCATGTGATCAAAATAATTGTATTCTGATGGAGTAAATACTCTTGAGAACTGCTTTGATTGGAACAGAGGTTGGTTCCAGTCTTGCATGTTGAGAACTTTGAGGATCTTTACCTTTGAGTAAATAATTTCTCCATTTTTGTCTTTATTATGGGTAACTTCTATTGAGTCAGTGTCCACCAAGATAAACTCGTAAAAGAGTCTTCCTTTTGAAGGGTGCTCGGGCATGTAATGAAAGTTTGGAGGAAATACTTGTTTAGCAATTTCACTTGGGTGACAGTCAAACCAAGCCTTTTCGATCATGATTGACGGAAGGCGTTCTGGTTTTTCTTGATACTCATATTGTTCTGTCTTGCCTGAATTTTTTGAGGAAATTGTGTTATGATAGTCTAGTATGGAATACTTATTGGATATTGGGACTAATGGGCTTTTTGATTTTGAGGCAGTTTGTACTATCTGAGAGGCAGTGGGCCTCTGAGAAGATTTTATTGGTGTAGTGACCAGGTTTGCCACACTTCcaacaaacatttttcttattattattagagTTTTTAGTAGGCTTCTTACTAGAGCCTTTGTTGGTTTGTTCTGATTTTTGATAGTTTTGAAAATTAGATCTTCTTCTAAAAGGTCTCTTATTTGTTGAGGAATCTTTTTGAACTTTTCTCTTAGCAACTCTTTTTTGATATggtgtagaaaaaaaaaattaataagctTAAACTAGATGACAACATCAAACAAGGTTtattaagtgttttaatttcaTCTTGAAGATCTTTTATTGAGGCAATCTCACttggttttttaaattttttatagatCTCATTCATGCTATTCTGAAACTACTTCCTTATcttgaacagtttttcagattGAGCTTATTTTTCCTAATGGATTACACGAGTAGGACACAAGCTTTCATGTCATAACAGGATACAAACTCTTAATTAGTTGCCACTCAGTGTTTGGACAATGGTGTTGTGCCATGGATCAGAGAGGTGCTGCAAGAGGTTATCAAATGGCCCTTTCCCTGTCACGTTGTGTTGAACAATAAATCCCAAGAATGCCAACATTGCCAATCTCCCATTGGCAAGTTCCTTTTCTTTGGCCTCTTCAGTTGGTGCAAAGTTCAAGGGGTTGAAAATGCCACCAGGGTAGCCAACTTCATTTGGGGGCAAGCTGTATTGCTTGAAGATGGGGTCTTGGTTGACACTGCCAGGGTTCTTAATGTCCTACCATCTTCTACTGCCacaaccaccatcaccaccaccgccactagCAGCAGCTGAACATGGCCACCGTGACTACACAAGCTTCCGCCGCTGTTTTCCGGCCATGTGCTTCTAAGTCGAGGTTTCTTACCGGCTCTTCTGGTAAACTGAACAGGGAAGTGGCTTTTAGGCCAATGGGGTGTCCTCCTTCTACTTCTTTCAAGGTAGAAGCTAAGAAAGGAGAGTGGTTACCTGGCTTGGCCTCCCCAAATTACCTCAATGGCAGTCTTCCTGGTGACAATGGGTTTGATCCTCTGGCACTAGCTAAAGACCCAGAGAACTTGAAGTGGTTTGTTCAAGCAGAGCTTGTGAACGGACGATGGGCCATGTTGGGTGTTGCAGGGATGTTGCTTCCTGAGGTACTCACCAACATTGGACTCATCAATGTCCCCAAATGGTATGATGCTGGGAAAGCAGAGTACTTTGCTTCATCCTCAACCCTCTTTGTGattgagtatatatatatatatgtaaaggagacttgaggttttgcatgtattaaatgcatcaaaaccataaagctccaatacatttatattaaatacattaaaaataacaaaatatattaaatatattaaaaactgaaaaatattatttaataaaaaaactattcaactacttatattaaaggcttaattgcacttttggtcccccaactttggccttcctgcgaaaatcgtccctaaactttaaaaataacaaaaaacgtccctaacgtttacatccggttgcaaaattggttttccgtccaattccatcaaaaaactaacggaatattcctcaaaagattaattaaaaaattaaaatatccctcctagaagaaaaaaaaaaacttcaactcCCAGACATCTTACCAAAAAAagacatcttcatcttctccaattTTAACTAGAAAGTCAATATTTTTCAAAGACTCAGATTGTTGATGGAACCCAAAACATTGAAATTTTAGCAAACAGCCATAACCCAGATCCattaaggaggaagaggaagcaaCACCCTCAACCCCAGAAAATGAATATGCAAATGCTCCCTCTCCTCCTTTTCCAAGCCCAGATCGCGAACAAGAACCCACTTGCTTCCAGATCGCGAACCGAAATCCTTCGATCTGTTGCAAACTAGAACGGGAATCAAGAGATCTTTTTGTTCGGAACTTGCTTCCCACCAGAAATCAAAAACCCAACCCATTTCCATCTCAACTTCAACATTGATTGTTTTCGAAAGTTGCGATCTTTACCATGGTCTGCACGCGAGATTcggggagaagaagagaaagtagCACCGGAACCAAAGGGTATGAATTAGTAAAAATAAGAGGAGTATAACCTCTTGCCAGACGaagagaaatttgagaatttggAAATTTTTATTTGCTTGTGTGgctattttctttattttgataATCTCTTCCTTCTGTGTTGTGATAATCTCATGAGTTGATGTAATATTGGAACTATATTGCGAATAGCGTGGTTAATAGGAAGAAAATCAAATCTGTTAAGGTGTGTTTTGTGTGATTGTGAATGAGATTTTGGTTTGTGATGTTTCAAAAAGGAGATAAAGATAAATGTTATTGTCTATGggtttttgattaaaaaaaaagatgatgaagatgatgaagggaGAGTCAGGTTCTGTTGTGTTTTGGGTTTAATCTGAAATTTTTCTAGGTTTGAAATGGGTAAATTGTGTAAAGGGAAATGCAAATTTGGAGAAACTGGTTCTAGTGTTTGTTATCATCTTCAATTGATGGTTGATTTGAGATCTGAAATTGATGTTAGGGTGGGGTTGATGATTTTTTGGTTTGCTTCTGggttttctagagaagaatatgaagatgatgatgaaggttctttgaagaagatgaacattcatcaatttctaggtttttgttttattttcttattttttattaatttttatcctAGAAttcgttaaatattggatggaattggacggaaaaccaattttgcaaccgggtgtaaacgttagggacgttttttgctaattttaaagtttagggatgaTTTTCGCAAGAAGgctaaagttgggggaccaaaagtgcaattaagcctatattaaataataacattcataaacttaaaattgacttgagctttgcatttcacaaatattaaaaattaaaattaataataaaataatacttactaataaataatttagataaaatagttttaaaattaaaaaaattatatctatctatctatatatatatatatatatatatatgtaaagcacacttgactTTAACATTAAATACATAAGGAAAATGATAATCTACACACtacaaaaaaatgtatttttagtgGCATTGATATTGTTAAATTGTGACATTTAATAAATGTCACAAGTGATATTACCGGCATTCACCTTAAGTGCCCCTATTCCCAGTGCCACAACTGCCTTTGTGGCATTTTTTGCTTAAATGCCGGTTTTGTATGCCACAATTTGCTTCAGGCATTTTTTAAATGCCACAAATGCATCTACCATTGAATTAGGCTTAAATTTTACTGGCACTTTGTAAATGCCACGAATGCATCAATCATTACAGGTTTTGAAACATCACCAAATTAGCTATACCAAGtgaatatttcatatttttcttattcgtaaatatatttaaattaaatcttaAAATCtctaatatgtttttttttaaagagaaatCTCTAATTTGTTGGTGATTAGTTAATCCCTAATCACCAAAGTAAGCAGAAGAATAAGATAAAAGGAACATATGAATATTAATGAGCATGAGCAAGATTATGTTATACATAATTGCAAGACCACTCTTCAAAGGTGGTTCTGTCActcataagaaaaaaaaaattacaatttacTGCTTTTCCATGTCTCAAATATGAAACATCTTTACTAAGTATGCATCAAGATTTCATATGCTAGCACACTAGCAAATGGGCATGAAGCCATGAACATGGTAAGAAATGTATATATTTGTTCCAGCCTCCAAAGTTGTAAACTACCAACACTAGCTGGAGTAAGAGTCATTGCAACATGAGACTTAGATGAATGTACATCCTACACAGATTAAAACACCAAAGTACATAAATCAGTTACAGGAAGATATATGTAAACTGTTAGGAAGCTATTTCCCTAACAGTGGAATGCAAGTGAACAGGTATGAAAGGAACTGTAAATTGATTGCTTATGATTAATGGTGGCAATTACACAGAAGAGGAATGGGTACCAATTCTGACAAGAGCTATGCTCCTAATAGGAAGCTCAaagtgtaaggcccgagtttttaagttcatgctaagtgaataaacttcttattcacgattagggttgatgtaatgtaaagggaaacctgaacgaaagtttattaaatgaaatatatttatgaaggagaaagttcaggaaaagttcaaggattgcattatgatcgataaaagttatagcacgaacgttttacgcttaaacctaggtcagaaaccctagtatatagctaattttcacttttaggcacgatggcagttaattccaaaaatcttcagagaaatgttagaacttctctttttccatatatcacaatcgtttcgaggcgaaactctaggatctacgaacgtccgattccaatcatcggaagtttgccgaaaccgaatccctggtatttcaaaaccctagaatcacccgactatggggactttatctattcagagcttcaaatgaatattctacacgcgtacacccatttctcttgatgatttcaatctttcttccgaaggaagttttctattccgacattcgatgcaaaaagcaacttatcgggtaaaatagttttataccgactctgcattagttgccaaaaatacaaggagacctctttatagttttggaattcttttgccaaaacatatctattaattcacggagaatgacgccggaaaaatcagattcgcgaaactttcattttcccgcgaatttccaacctttatatatagcaaagaaaggaagaaaaactcaaattttcctccattttctctctcaaagccgcgagttcaccaaggaagaaggagaagaagattttgttcaatccttgcttgatcgttgattaatcagttgctgcttcaaggtttcgaggtatagtcgctaatccttacctctgatcgctttttccatagcttttctgtagagttttctgagtggatagtttatgggtttttgcaaaactatcctgaatctttcatttctgattctaaacctcttctatatgtgcccaagatcacttctgccggattagattttccgttatgtcgccggaattccgccggaatcaattttagccttaaatacccatttttggagtttttgaggtaaagcttcaacctttaggctgaaaactatcgccttagcttagtgctagtaggattagttgtcataaacgtcgttggtgacgtccctgcaaaattttattttttgggatttcagttttgaaaatcctaagttaaaaatcatgaccaaaatacccctgcgacagtttttgatccgataatttttccgagttcagaatacccttagttacggcttatgaaagcataggaaccaagtttgatcgaagaaaaatcgagccccacaattaccaaaagtggccgagccctataggggaggaggagga from Lotus japonicus ecotype B-129 chromosome 2, LjGifu_v1.2 includes:
- the LOC130736463 gene encoding chlorophyll a-b binding protein P4, chloroplastic-like encodes the protein MATVTTQASAAVFRPCASKSRFLTGSSGKLNREVAFRPMGCPPSTSFKVEAKKGEWLPGLASPNYLNGSLPGDNGFDPLALAKDPENLKWFVQAELVNGRWAMLGVAGMLLPEVLTNIGLINVPKWYDAGKAEYFASSSTLFVIEYIYIYIKTPKYINQLQEDICKLLGSYFPNSGMQVNRRGMGTNSDKSYAPNRKLKV